The region ggaataaaaatatgaagttttttgcTAAACCCTggcattaattatgaaaagatataatattcttttgtggtgaaCGCAATaatctttagatatattattaaactgacAGTTCgtaaaagatttaacttgtgtctatggttgttgttacaaccttttatgaatcactatttagtaaagtttatattaaaatccctgaatgatttaaaatgctagaagcatattggaattctcgagaaattgttcatttatatgaattgaaatgatttgaacatatgtggtaaatagtagttgaaggaggattataaaatgatccaaaatacctatttgtatttttatagagggatcataattaaaatttgttaCGATTAGTGTTAAAActcttgaagagatcaaaatatattttttcaaaatttccccTTACTCATGACTTTCAACAAAttggtgatataaatgcttagcaaatacattcaaatagtcatttaaaagactaatattcaagattgaatatatagaatatgagaaaatatgtgatgttttcatgagggggagtaaatacgtgctgtactctttttcccttgaCCGAGGTTTTGTcgcattgggttttcctggtaaggtttttaataaggcaacatattatgcgtattatagatatgtgtactctttttccttcactagaATTTTTTTTTCCCACAGGGTTTTTATTTTAGTGAGGTTTTAAtaaggcacattatctaccaatgggcATCcatggggagtgttatgaatatcttattaagtgaatGTCTATTAATATcaatataagttttgatgtactttaaaattctaataatcattagaagtagatctctaattcatttatacttcttattgACTTTGGAAAAGTTTTGTAAatattctgattgatctataaaATGCTCTCTCTTTTGCTctatcatttttttattctttactctctgtctatttattttataacagaggggtttatattgtaatttttttcctCCACAAATGTTTTCTTTCAATTCTTGCCACATGTCAAATTTATATAGTCTTTTAATACATTAAACTTAAAgaccttgtaatatatatatatgatattaaaggAAGGTCCATTTTATTGACACCTACAACGGTTGCGTTTTTTTTTAGTTCCAGTTTCTCTATTCTgtctaaatttgatatttaatttccAGTTTCTCTATTCTgtctaaatttgatatttaattcctatactttaatttttaacataatttggtctttatatttttataatgttattaattagtcgaGATAGTTAATATGATTatcttttttttactaaaatactaCATGACTAGATATATTTTGAATGCCTTAAGAATCTTAAAAGACTAACACTTAGCTTCCCATATTTTTAGGTTtgcatttagtttttttttaactattaCAAGACGatagtcaaattttaattttgactccTAGACTCTGCTGCAACTTTCATataatctatatactttaatttttggtataatttaatctctatacttttttaatgttattaataaacctaaataattaatattattaatcatttcaatcaaaatgaTAACCTCAATTAGAGCTATCCAATTGGGACTGGAACTGTTCGCTTCATATCCTTGGTTTCATGCGAAGAAATTGCTGGTTGAGTCCGACTCAATTCCGGTTGTATCGTGGGTGACAAAGAAGGAGCTTCGACCTTAGCGTTTGTGGGATGTTTTTGCTGCTATTGATTACTATATTGCTATTATCAAAGATGTTGAATTTATCAATGTGCTTAGAGAAGCCAATGGGTTTGCTAACTCTTTGGCTAAATGCGGTGTTGATAgggattttcttttctttatatgGTTTCAAGGAATCCTTCAAACTATGTAATGCTTCCTCTTTAACATTAATATACtttgatgagaaaaaaaatagaatgatGTTGATGGTAAATAGTTGGATGGAATAGTCTAGTCGTTTTTTGGTGAATTTGTACTAGCAAAAATCTATATTGATCTTTAACTTTCCCAATTGACCTGAATTATGCAAGCTAAAGTTACGATGAATCTCCCTTGGAgtcttttattaataaaaaaatcaaggaaaatacaAATCTTACTTGAACCCTAAATAATTACTAAATCTCTTAAGACTTAGTGTCCCTTTGGATAGACGTTTACCTCCAGTGCGGTGTGtttttagctttatttttttctcatgcTACAGTATCACTATATtatctaatctcactgccacCATTGTTTTTACATTAACCCTAGATAAATGCACCGTCTATCCAAAGGGGCCCTTAGTCAACTATCTTGCAAAGTAAATAACATAAACCTCTTTAAGCCTAGTCAAACACTCATTAATCTAAGATCTTAAAAAAatctgaaacaaataaatagaaaaaatattagaGTTAATGAAAACATTGTTGGGCTTATATATTTAATCAGAATTAAGTTTTATAATTGAACCCAATATAATTTAAAAGCTTATCCAAACTCAAAAACTCATCATTCATGAAGTaatcacatttaaaattttttgtttgtaCAGTCTTTACTAAAATgaccatatcttgagttccaaaagttgaaattaaattatttaaaatgtgttttgaaGCTAAGAGAATGATCGCTCATCGTTTATAAGTTATCTCAACCCATAATACCTAGATCCTATCTAAAAATGCGTTACAAGTATCTAGATCCTATCTAAAAATGCGTTACAAGTAGACTTATAAATTGACAATTTTGGTgaaattaatttaatgaatttcaaCCTATCCATACATGCCTCATTCTTTTACCCTAACAAGcttgaatttttgttttaaagaaaaaatcataatatgtattttcaacattatttttattgttacataACTATCAagtaaatatgtattttttaaaattcaaaatgtcacataataaaatttaataaaagaattttaaatttttaaatctgaaaagtagagaaTTTAACTTTCTAAAAATAGATGTACGTAGATTAAATTTCAAGTGTACATAGTATATAGAAATTTAGAGTATATTCTAACATTTAAATTTTTAGCctataattcaatacaaataaataataacccaACACTAAGCCATATATTGAATCCAACTAGTAATAACAAATAATGAGGGAATTCCATTGGAACCAAACAAGCCATATATTGTTGCTGCCAAACAAAGTAAGTATTATAATGAATCCAAAATGGAAAGAGAAAACACCCAAAAAGTGCAGAAAGTGCGCGGAGAAAGTGGCTTTCAAACGTGACCCTATCTCAAAGCTCATCCTAGCTTAGCATCAAACAAAAACTCATGGCAGCCAACCCGCACTAAAATCTATAAAGTATAAGTTCGAATGAAAAAGAAATTTACAAAATGCTATGCTTCAACAGCAGTCACACAGTCAGTTGAAGATGAGGTTCAGATGATATATATCTCTTTGTGGCACATAGAAGCTTTCCCCACATCCATATAACATTAAAATAGGGTGGGAGATATTAGTGTTAGTCATTCCATATTTAATGATTGGTGTACATGTATTTTATTACAAGATTGAGATTGGGAATTGGTGCCAATCTCGGTGATTGCTTTTAAAAAACTGTGGAACTCATTGTCCACGTGTTGGCATAAAAGAGAAGCAGGAATCTTCATGGTGAGTTCCTTCCATAACCtttcaaaatacaaacatgtccACCACGATCATTTCTGTCTCAGTTTTTCCATAGGATCATTTCCCATTAATCAATATATTTTATCCTTTTTCCTGTAGGAAAAACCAGGGATGCCTCCTATATCGTCTTTCATCACTGCTTTCAACTAAAACCTCGCATTTTCCCATGTGAGTCTCTCTTCTCTCTCAGTTGCTTGAAATGAGCAAGTgctattttgtttgttttcttttagaTTAATCAATGAAAGGGTATGGATATAAATTCATTCCTCTCTTCTTTCCTATCTTACTGTCAAATTAGCGGTCGTCTACTAATTATTGAGTGAATTTAATAATGTAAATGTGAGAGTATAGgcaataaaaatatcattatctTAATTAAAAAACATGTCAGGTCCAATTAACTGACTTAGAGAAAGAACAAGGAAGAGTCATTAATACAAGAAAATATTTAGGTATCAAAGGGGGGGGGGTTGAAGTTCATGATTCCATGTCTTGTGGGTTGTTAAAGTACAAAGGAACACATGGAATTTAGCTGCTGATTCATTTcacaatataattaataataatatgttttagCAAGGGAATTAATGTTCCTAGAGCTTGGGAATCTCTATGACTAGGTGACTAACGATATTGGTGAGGACGAGTATGTAGTCTTCTTGGTTTGGTGTTTGTGTCTTTGATTAATGGACAAAGCTCACCGCAATCATAGCCGACCTGCTAGATTATGATCCCACAATTATGGTCTAAcaaataatatgttttataaaataattcTAGGCATAGTTTTTTTTATTGGGAGCTTAGTTTTAAAAGCACAACATAGTGGATGATTTGTCTGCTTTTCTACAGTTTTAAATCCCATACCCCATGTGCTTGTCTCAGTTCAAGTtatctcaaaaaaattaaagagagacTGATAAGAGTGTGAGAGAGATTGATATAATTCGAGCAAGATGTCATGTAAGGTAAACGAGTAGTACCAAAAACCATGGTGGCATACATGCAGGAAAATAATAAAACTGTGGGGTCCCTAACAAAGGCATTATGGACGATTAAAAACCCTAGATCTGCTCCATAAAATTCCCAAAACCGTTTTTATGCCTTTCTGATTCTGGTTCTGAATGATGTTACCTTGGACTATGAATAGGAAAATATTGTACCATGAACATAATAATTGAAAACGTCTACGTTTCTTGTCATATCTTTCTGTAGCTTCATCACTCTCCCAAAGAGATTACAACTCTTTCTCCCATCAATATGAATTAAATGATTTCTTCATACATATGAATATGCAAAAGTATTATTTTATGGGATTATTTCATGAGGCAAGGGCAGAACTGATCTGATTGTCCGGAAGTTGAGTGGATTTTGGTGTCAGTCGTATGAACATTAAGGCATTTTCTATATGTAGAGCAACATTAATTGATCAAAGAATTGTACCAATTAACAGCAGTGGGTTCACTGTAGTGGGACTATGTGTAATCTTGTACGGTTGTTCAGTGCACCATATAGGATAATCGTTGGGCAAAATGTCAAACCGGTCTGTTATCATGTTGCATGTTTAGTGCAGTCAAGGCAGTTTATCTTGTTTATAATTAATACCTTTCTTGGAAAGCTGATTAATGCATCATCTGGATCTGATTACCGATTACGCATGTTGATTGGACCAATGACTAGATCACTATATTATACACAAAACTTTCAAGCATAAATCATTATAATAAAACTTTAACTGCTTtgaatacatatttttatatatctatttttctAATATCCTATTTGTTAGTGAGTATAGAGGTAAAATAACCTGAAATTTATTTGCTTGAACCGACAAAGGATTGAAATGCTGCCATTAATAAAGGCGACAACCCTTTGATTCCCCTCTGATCTTTGCACATAactgtctctctctctctccataGGCCATCTCCTTTTTTACTCTTCTTACTATTTGTGGTTGCAGGAACAGTGAACCTTTGCACCTCATAATTTAATGCTTTTCTTAACCTTGATGTACACTATCTCCCCTTCTATCTTCCACAGGCTACTTTGATTTGCCTATAAACTCTTCCATTCTGTGGCTTTGCTTTAAGCTATTAGCTTCTCTTGATCTTCCGCCTACCTTTTATTGAATCATCATTATCATTTTCTGTATCAAATAAGTAAACTCGTCTCCTTAATTCCCTTTATTATAGCTTGATATGGATTATCAGCCTAATAATTCTCTTCGTTTAAGCCTATCCAACAATCAACCCAACCTAGAGCTTGTCCTTGAACCATCATCGTCTTCCTCGTCGCCCCACATTCCAGCTGCTCCTCGAATTTTCTCTTGTAACTATTGCAAACGAAAGTTCTATAGCTCACAAACACTTGGAGGCCACCAAAATGCCCACAAACTAGAAAGGACTCTTGCCAAGAAAAGCAGAGAGCTAAGCTCAATTGTCAGGGCACATGGGGGATCCAGTATCAGGGGTTCGAGCCATGACCAAAGTATGCAGTCACCAATAGCCACGTTTGAACAACATGGTCGAGCTGGCAGATTTGCTGGAGAAATGAGCTATGGAAGAACAGACGTAAACTACGGCTCCATGGGATACAGAAATGAGAATGTTGAAGATGAGTTTAGTCAGCTTGACTTATCCTTAAGGCTTTGAAATTGAAGTTGCACTCTTATTCATTTGAATTTGTAGTTTCATGTTATTCTTATTATTCGCTTATATGTTTGAAATGCCAAATTATtcttaatagaaaaaaaaagaaagtctGAGGCATGCATGTGAAcattttattagaaaataattttgaggctaatttttcttttgtgcctttgatatacacatatatatatatggtgagaAAACGTTTGGATTATGAATCGTTGCAATAAAAAGTGAACAAGGAAACAATTGAAGCCACAATTGTTAATGCAATTTGGTTTTATACTATGTGACCGAGATCTTGTTTAGAGATCAATTTATTATTGAATCATACAAGT is a window of Gossypium hirsutum isolate 1008001.06 chromosome D08, Gossypium_hirsutum_v2.1, whole genome shotgun sequence DNA encoding:
- the LOC107914434 gene encoding zinc finger protein 2, whose protein sequence is MDYQPNNSLRLSLSNNQPNLELVLEPSSSSSSPHIPAAPRIFSCNYCKRKFYSSQTLGGHQNAHKLERTLAKKSRELSSIVRAHGGSSIRGSSHDQSMQSPIATFEQHGRAGRFAGEMSYGRTDVNYGSMGYRNENVEDEFSQLDLSLRL